Proteins from a genomic interval of Kribbella aluminosa:
- a CDS encoding carbohydrate ABC transporter permease, which produces MSSTVKTRTDPASSGERRGGRRQKGIKGNALWFWVFVGPFVIGLLVFSYLPIIWSLVLSFFEAYNTATPSKFVGLQNYVDMLTDQNFLSSLGTFTIFAVFIVPLTFVLSLALALLVNQVKIARAFFRSVFFLPTACSYVVASLIWKLSIFNGVRFGLANTILGWFGIDNIAWLSTVSPPWYWLPLVTVRLWLQLGFYMILFIAGLQRISPTLYEAAYVDGAKPGWQVFRYITLPQLRATSVAVLILNLIAAYQAFDEFYNLIGNVNYARPPLVYLYGISLGSIQDLGHGSAGALILAVIIMLVTLLQSRIFGFGKAGD; this is translated from the coding sequence ATGAGCTCTACCGTCAAGACGCGCACGGACCCCGCCTCTTCTGGTGAGCGGCGGGGTGGGCGGCGGCAGAAGGGGATCAAGGGGAACGCCCTGTGGTTCTGGGTGTTCGTCGGCCCGTTCGTGATCGGGTTGCTGGTCTTCTCGTACCTGCCGATCATCTGGAGCCTGGTACTGAGCTTCTTCGAGGCGTACAACACCGCGACGCCGTCGAAGTTCGTCGGGCTCCAGAACTACGTCGACATGCTCACCGACCAGAACTTCCTGTCCAGCCTGGGCACGTTCACGATCTTCGCGGTGTTCATCGTGCCGCTGACGTTCGTGCTCTCGCTGGCGCTGGCGCTGCTGGTCAACCAGGTGAAGATCGCGCGGGCGTTCTTCCGGTCGGTGTTCTTCCTGCCGACCGCCTGCTCGTACGTCGTCGCGTCGCTGATCTGGAAGCTGTCGATCTTCAACGGCGTCCGGTTCGGGCTCGCGAACACGATCCTCGGCTGGTTCGGTATCGACAACATCGCCTGGCTGTCGACGGTCAGCCCGCCGTGGTACTGGCTCCCGCTGGTCACCGTCCGGCTCTGGCTGCAGCTCGGGTTCTACATGATCCTGTTCATCGCCGGCCTGCAACGGATCTCGCCGACGCTGTACGAGGCGGCGTACGTCGACGGGGCGAAGCCCGGGTGGCAGGTGTTCCGGTACATCACGCTGCCGCAACTACGGGCGACGTCGGTCGCCGTACTGATCCTGAACCTGATCGCGGCATACCAGGCGTTCGACGAGTTCTACAACCTGATCGGCAACGTGAACTACGCAAGGCCGCCGCTGGTGTACCTGTACGGCATCTCGCTCGGCTCGATCCAGGACCTCGGGCACGGGTCGGCCGGCGCCCTGATCCTGGCGGTCATCATCATGCTCGTGACACTGCTGCAGAGCCGGATCTTCGGCTTCGGAAAGGCGGGCGACTGA
- a CDS encoding carbohydrate ABC transporter permease — protein MADAERTTGTPKPIGFTQTPLGRVGTGLRWIALFVAVVLFLLPFYLILRNALSTESDITAPTWTLFPSHLQWGNIKELFADTQVPMARALYNSAVVGILGTAGQLLLASMAGYGLARIPYRHADKIFYAIVATLMIPGAVTFIPSFIVVSSLGWVSSLRGLIIPTLFSGFAAFLFRQYFLGFPKELEEAARVDGAGYFGVFWRIVVPNSLPFFAALAAITFIGNWNSFLWPLVIGQDSSSWTIQVAMSTFITAQTINIHELFMAVAVSILPLVLIFAFLQRYLIQGVTQSGIKD, from the coding sequence ATGGCCGACGCCGAACGTACGACCGGTACGCCGAAGCCGATCGGCTTCACGCAGACTCCGCTCGGCCGGGTCGGGACGGGGCTGCGCTGGATCGCGCTCTTCGTCGCGGTGGTGCTGTTCCTGCTGCCGTTCTACCTGATCCTGCGCAACGCACTGTCCACCGAGTCCGACATCACCGCGCCGACCTGGACGCTGTTCCCCTCGCATCTGCAGTGGGGGAACATCAAGGAGCTGTTCGCCGACACCCAGGTGCCGATGGCGCGGGCGTTGTACAACTCCGCCGTCGTCGGGATACTCGGTACGGCGGGACAGTTGCTGCTGGCATCGATGGCGGGGTACGGGCTGGCCCGGATCCCGTACCGGCACGCGGACAAGATCTTCTACGCGATCGTGGCGACGCTGATGATCCCGGGCGCGGTGACGTTCATTCCGTCGTTCATCGTGGTGTCGTCGCTCGGGTGGGTGTCGTCGCTGCGCGGCCTGATCATTCCGACGCTGTTCAGCGGGTTCGCGGCGTTCCTGTTCCGGCAGTACTTCCTCGGCTTCCCGAAGGAGCTGGAGGAGGCGGCGCGGGTCGACGGCGCCGGGTACTTCGGCGTGTTCTGGCGGATCGTCGTACCGAACTCCCTGCCGTTCTTCGCGGCGCTGGCGGCGATCACGTTCATCGGCAACTGGAACTCGTTCCTGTGGCCGCTGGTGATCGGCCAGGACTCGTCGTCGTGGACCATCCAGGTGGCGATGTCGACGTTCATCACCGCCCAGACGATCAACATCCACGAACTGTTCATGGCGGTCGCGGTGTCGATCCTCCCGCTGGTACTGATCTTCGCCTTCCTCCAGCGCTACCTCATCCAGGGCGTAACCCAGTCCGGCATCAAAGACTGA